In one window of Vibrio pelagius DNA:
- a CDS encoding DEAD/DEAH box helicase, whose amino-acid sequence MSFTSLGLSAPILKAIEAQGYDKPSPIQEKAIPAVLKGKDVMAAAQTGTGKTAGFTLPILELLSKGPRVRANQVRALVLTPTRELAAQVNGSVVKYGINLPLNSSVVFGGVKINPQMQKLRKGSDVLVATPGRLLDLYNQNAVRFDQLEILVLDEADRMLDMGFIRDIRKILAFLPKKRQNLLFSATFSDDIRSLAKGLVNNPVEISVNPANSTAKTVEQSIYPADKKKKAPMLAKLIKDNDWQQVLVFSKTKHGANKLARFLGDQGITAAPIHGNKSQGARTKALDNFKTGQVRVLVATDIAARGIDIPQLPQVVNFDLPHVSEDYVHRIGRTGRAGEVGKAISLVCADEASELFGIERLIQQVLERRELEGFSPVNTLPESKLDTRPIKAKKPKKPKKPKTEHADGQRSSDNARGHKPVGKNKRHAPGTGPAPTRKPAAAQKAQGGDDSIKNNGSNFKRRKGRKPATGEEANAKPASVGKKPSPAKRSGGKANQSGQGKSGYGSSYGPKGSTNKSNTGSRSKPRPGTHNK is encoded by the coding sequence ATGAGTTTTACCTCCCTAGGCCTTTCTGCTCCTATTTTAAAAGCGATTGAAGCACAAGGTTATGATAAGCCATCACCTATCCAAGAAAAGGCGATCCCAGCCGTTTTGAAAGGAAAGGATGTCATGGCCGCCGCTCAGACTGGTACAGGTAAAACAGCTGGCTTCACGCTGCCTATTCTTGAGCTTCTTTCTAAAGGTCCACGTGTACGAGCGAATCAAGTTCGCGCCCTAGTTCTAACCCCGACTCGCGAACTCGCTGCACAAGTTAACGGAAGCGTTGTTAAATATGGCATCAACTTGCCTTTGAACTCATCGGTGGTATTTGGTGGAGTGAAGATTAATCCCCAAATGCAGAAGCTTCGCAAAGGTAGCGACGTGCTAGTCGCGACTCCGGGACGCTTGCTTGATCTCTATAATCAAAATGCAGTGCGCTTTGATCAGCTAGAAATCTTAGTCTTAGACGAGGCTGATCGAATGCTAGATATGGGCTTTATTCGCGATATTCGTAAGATCTTAGCTTTTCTGCCCAAAAAGCGTCAAAACTTACTGTTCTCAGCAACATTCTCAGATGACATTCGCAGTTTAGCGAAAGGGCTCGTAAATAACCCTGTCGAGATCTCAGTTAATCCTGCGAATTCGACGGCGAAAACGGTAGAGCAGAGCATTTACCCTGCCGACAAGAAAAAGAAAGCGCCAATGCTGGCTAAGCTTATTAAAGATAATGATTGGCAGCAGGTGTTGGTGTTTAGCAAAACAAAACACGGAGCAAATAAACTGGCTCGTTTTCTTGGCGACCAAGGTATTACAGCTGCGCCAATTCACGGCAATAAGAGCCAAGGCGCTCGTACCAAAGCGTTGGATAACTTTAAAACGGGTCAGGTGAGAGTCTTGGTTGCAACGGATATTGCGGCGCGTGGTATCGATATTCCGCAGCTTCCTCAAGTGGTTAACTTCGATCTTCCTCATGTCTCTGAAGACTATGTACACCGTATTGGACGTACAGGTCGTGCGGGTGAAGTGGGCAAGGCGATCTCTTTAGTATGTGCAGATGAAGCTTCAGAGCTATTTGGTATTGAGCGACTTATTCAGCAAGTCTTAGAACGTCGTGAGTTAGAAGGTTTCAGCCCGGTAAACACATTGCCAGAATCTAAGTTAGATACGCGTCCGATTAAGGCGAAGAAACCGAAAAAGCCTAAGAAGCCAAAGACAGAGCATGCGGACGGACAACGCTCATCAGACAACGCACGTGGTCATAAGCCAGTAGGTAAAAACAAACGCCATGCACCTGGTACAGGCCCAGCGCCTACGCGCAAGCCGGCTGCCGCTCAAAAGGCGCAAGGTGGTGATGACTCTATTAAGAATAATGGGAGCAATTTTAAGCGCAGAAAAGGGAGAAAACCAGCGACTGGTGAAGAAGCAAATGCTAAGCCTGCATCAGTCGGAAAAAAGCCGTCTCCAGCGAAACGCAGCGGTGGCAAAGCTAACCAATCTGGTCAGGGTAAGTCTGGCTATGGCTCAAGCTATGGTCCTAAGGGATCTACGAATAAATCGAACACCGGTAGTCGCAGCAAGCCAAGACCTGGAACGCACAACAAGTAA